Proteins co-encoded in one Ruegeria pomeroyi DSS-3 genomic window:
- a CDS encoding YcjX family protein has translation MRGVETVSDTLSEALFEPVIRLGVTGLARSGKTVFITSLVANLLDRGRMPGLVAAQEGRIEAAFLQPQPDDTVPRFDYEAHLAALTGPAPHWPDSTRAVSELRLSLRVRPGGLLGGLQGPRTVHLDIVDYPGEWLLDLGLMDKSFEDWSAGVLARIGPRPQAAAYLAALEPVDPTTRHDEPQAQELARAFTAYLEAARGAGFSDCTPGRFLLPGDLAGSPVLTFAPLPVTGAAPRRSLHREMARRFEAYKAQVVRPFFRDHFARIDRQVVLVDALGAIHKGPQAVEDMRLAMADILGAFRPGRNAWLNRLLLGRRVDRILFAATKADHLHHKQHPQLTAIIEALTREARDRAQFAGAETAALALAALRVTTEEMRAHDGRDLPCVRGSLLEDGRQAAFYPGALPEEPGQLLSPARAGAETWLGAGFKAMSFAPAPLQLKPGDGPPHIRLDRAAQFLFGDRL, from the coding sequence ATGCGCGGCGTCGAGACCGTTTCGGATACGCTGAGCGAGGCGCTGTTCGAGCCGGTGATCCGGCTGGGCGTGACCGGGCTGGCGCGATCGGGCAAGACCGTGTTCATCACCTCGCTGGTCGCCAACCTGCTCGACCGGGGCCGCATGCCGGGCCTTGTCGCGGCGCAGGAGGGGCGGATCGAGGCGGCGTTCCTGCAACCCCAGCCTGACGACACCGTGCCGCGTTTCGACTACGAGGCGCATCTGGCGGCGCTGACCGGCCCCGCGCCGCACTGGCCCGACAGCACCCGCGCCGTGAGCGAGCTGCGCCTGTCGCTCAGGGTACGGCCCGGTGGTCTGCTGGGCGGCTTGCAGGGGCCGCGCACCGTGCATCTGGATATCGTCGATTATCCCGGCGAATGGCTGCTCGACCTCGGCCTGATGGACAAGAGCTTCGAGGACTGGTCGGCCGGGGTGCTGGCGCGCATCGGCCCCCGACCCCAGGCGGCGGCCTATCTGGCGGCGCTCGAACCCGTCGATCCCACCACGCGCCACGATGAACCGCAGGCGCAGGAACTGGCGCGGGCCTTTACCGCTTATCTCGAGGCGGCGCGCGGGGCGGGGTTTTCCGACTGCACACCGGGGCGCTTCCTGTTGCCGGGCGATCTGGCCGGCTCGCCGGTGCTGACCTTTGCGCCGTTGCCGGTGACGGGCGCCGCACCGCGCCGCTCGCTGCACCGGGAAATGGCCCGCCGGTTCGAGGCCTACAAGGCGCAGGTGGTGCGCCCCTTCTTTCGCGATCATTTCGCTCGTATCGACCGGCAGGTCGTGTTGGTCGATGCGCTGGGCGCCATTCACAAGGGCCCGCAGGCGGTCGAGGACATGCGCCTTGCGATGGCCGATATCCTGGGCGCCTTCCGGCCCGGGCGCAACGCCTGGCTGAACCGGTTGCTGCTGGGGCGCCGAGTGGACCGGATCCTGTTCGCCGCCACCAAGGCCGATCACCTGCATCACAAACAGCATCCTCAGCTGACCGCGATCATCGAGGCGCTGACCCGTGAAGCGCGCGACCGGGCGCAGTTCGCCGGCGCCGAAACCGCCGCGCTGGCGCTGGCCGCGTTGCGCGTCACCACCGAGGAGATGCGCGCCCATGACGGGCGGGACCTACCCTGTGTGCGTGGCTCCTTGCTGGAGGATGGACGCCAGGCGGCCTTCTACCCCGGTGCCCTGCCCGAGGAGCCGGGCCAGCTGCTGAGCCCGGCCCGTGCCGGGGCCGAGACATGGTTGGGGGCGGGGTTCAAGGCGATGAGTTTTGCGCCCGCGCCGCTGCAGCTGAAGCCGGGCGACGGGCCGCCGCATATCCGGCTTGACCGGGCGGCGCAGTTCCTGTTCGGGGACCGGCTGTGA
- the truA gene encoding tRNA pseudouridine(38-40) synthase TruA gives MPRYALKVEYLGTPFAGWQRQKDLPSVQGAIETALARLEPGPHTIAAAGRTDAGVHGLGQVAHCDLTRDWDPFRLSEALNYHLKPQPVAITAAARVAEDWHARFSATERQYLFRLLMRRAPATHDAGLVWQVGHRLDARAMQAAADLLLGRHDFTTFRSSICQAASPVKTLDELRVEAVESFSGPEIRFHVRARSFLHNQVRSFVGTLERVGAGAWAPEDVRSALEARDRAACGPVCPPQGLYLARVGYPEPVFAADRSAAS, from the coding sequence ATGCCACGCTATGCATTGAAAGTCGAATATCTGGGCACCCCGTTTGCCGGTTGGCAGCGGCAGAAGGACCTGCCCTCGGTTCAGGGCGCCATCGAGACGGCCCTGGCGCGGCTGGAACCGGGGCCCCATACCATCGCTGCGGCCGGCCGCACCGATGCGGGGGTGCATGGGTTGGGCCAGGTGGCCCATTGCGACCTGACCCGCGACTGGGACCCGTTCCGCCTGTCGGAGGCGCTGAACTATCACCTGAAACCGCAGCCGGTGGCGATCACCGCCGCCGCGCGGGTGGCCGAGGACTGGCATGCCCGCTTTTCGGCTACCGAGAGACAATATCTGTTCCGCCTGCTGATGCGGCGGGCGCCGGCGACCCATGATGCCGGTCTGGTCTGGCAGGTCGGGCACCGGCTGGACGCGCGCGCCATGCAGGCCGCGGCCGATCTGTTGCTGGGCCGGCACGATTTCACCACCTTCCGCTCGTCGATCTGCCAGGCCGCCAGCCCGGTCAAGACGCTGGACGAATTGCGCGTCGAGGCGGTGGAGAGCTTCTCGGGTCCCGAGATCCGGTTCCACGTGCGGGCGCGCTCGTTCCTGCACAATCAGGTCCGCAGTTTCGTGGGCACGCTGGAGCGCGTGGGCGCGGGGGCATGGGCGCCCGAGGATGTGCGCAGTGCACTGGAGGCACGCGACCGCGCCGCCTGTGGACCGGTCTGTCCGCCGCAGGGCCTCTATCTGGCGCGGGTGGGCTATCCCGAGCCGGTCTTTGCCGCCGACAGGTCCGCCGCCTCCTGA
- a CDS encoding DUF2161 domain-containing phosphodiesterase has protein sequence MQREQDLYPPLKAMFERQGYVVKGEVGAADLVARRGDEPPVIVEMKLRFSLSLFHQAVARLALSDSVYIAVPRPSGRTARRALRDNLALCRRLGLGLITLRADGRVEVQCDPGPYRPRKSKAREGRLLREFDRLEGDPNAGGATRHGIVTAYRQDALRCAAWLAEQGASRGAVVARATGVAAATRLMRDNHYGWFERAEKGVYTLTEAGRAGLVHWAYSWDQEAADLSAAKTGSG, from the coding sequence ATGCAACGAGAGCAGGATCTCTACCCGCCGCTCAAGGCGATGTTCGAGCGGCAGGGATATGTCGTCAAGGGCGAGGTGGGCGCGGCCGACCTTGTGGCACGCCGCGGTGACGAGCCGCCGGTGATCGTCGAGATGAAGCTGCGGTTTTCGCTGTCGCTGTTCCATCAGGCGGTCGCCCGGCTGGCGCTCAGCGACAGTGTCTATATCGCGGTGCCGCGCCCGAGCGGGCGCACGGCGCGGCGGGCGCTGCGCGACAATCTGGCGCTGTGCCGGCGGCTGGGTCTGGGCCTGATCACCCTGCGCGCCGATGGCCGGGTCGAGGTGCAATGCGACCCCGGCCCCTATCGCCCGCGCAAGTCCAAGGCGCGCGAAGGGCGGCTGCTGCGCGAGTTCGACCGGCTGGAGGGCGACCCCAACGCGGGCGGCGCCACCCGCCACGGCATCGTCACCGCCTATCGCCAGGATGCGCTGCGCTGTGCGGCATGGCTGGCGGAACAGGGCGCGTCACGCGGCGCCGTTGTGGCGCGCGCAACCGGTGTCGCCGCCGCGACCCGGCTGATGCGGGACAATCACTATGGCTGGTTCGAACGGGCCGAAAAGGGCGTCTATACCCTGACCGAGGCGGGCCGGGCCGGGCTGGTCCACTGGGCCTATAGCTGGGATCAGGAGGCGGCGGACCTGTCGGCGGCAAAGACCGGCTCGGGATAG
- a CDS encoding TraB/GumN family protein — protein MFRVFVICLCLLAAGGAAARCTGTDMRDRLTPEAEARLTREIKQVPFAYGNHWVATKGNRRIHVIGTQHTGDSRMRAAMRNLTPVIRSADAVLLEVTQQKLATLDTVLRSTPGLLTIPKGPGLDTMMRAEDWRLLSVRMAMHGVDERVLARMQPWFISMSLSTSGCGGRGLFAYRGLDDRIEKIAIRAKVPIGSLENVGDGMRALSAIPIRDQIQLLLLDLKSEVNYDDQVVTMANAYFEQRLAEAMLIESWTLYRDLKISRSEVTRLLRQFDAHILDRRNRAWMPVILASDAPVLVVAVGAAHLPGKTGILNLLKRQGYSLSRADF, from the coding sequence ATGTTTCGCGTCTTTGTGATCTGCCTCTGCCTTTTGGCGGCGGGCGGGGCGGCGGCCCGCTGTACCGGTACGGACATGCGCGACCGGCTGACGCCCGAAGCCGAGGCGCGGCTGACGCGCGAGATCAAGCAGGTTCCATTTGCCTATGGCAATCACTGGGTCGCCACCAAAGGCAACCGCCGTATCCATGTGATCGGCACCCAGCATACCGGCGACAGCCGGATGCGGGCGGCGATGCGCAATCTGACACCGGTGATCCGGTCGGCCGATGCGGTCCTGCTTGAGGTGACCCAGCAAAAGCTGGCCACGCTCGACACCGTGTTGCGCAGTACGCCCGGGCTGCTCACCATCCCCAAGGGGCCCGGTCTGGACACGATGATGCGCGCCGAGGATTGGCGCCTGCTCAGCGTCAGGATGGCCATGCACGGGGTCGATGAACGGGTGTTGGCGCGGATGCAGCCCTGGTTCATCTCGATGAGCCTGTCCACCTCGGGCTGTGGCGGGCGCGGGTTGTTCGCCTATCGCGGCCTTGACGACCGCATCGAGAAGATCGCGATCCGGGCCAAGGTGCCGATCGGCTCGCTGGAAAACGTGGGCGACGGGATGCGGGCGCTGTCGGCGATCCCGATCCGCGATCAGATCCAGCTGCTGCTGCTCGATCTGAAGAGCGAGGTGAATTACGACGATCAGGTCGTCACCATGGCCAATGCCTATTTCGAACAGCGCCTGGCCGAGGCGATGCTGATCGAAAGCTGGACGCTTTACCGTGACCTGAAAATTTCGCGCAGCGAGGTGACGCGCCTGCTGCGCCAGTTCGACGCCCATATCCTGGACCGGCGCAACCGGGCCTGGATGCCCGTGATCCTGGCCTCGGACGCGCCGGTTCTGGTGGTGGCGGTGGGCGCCGCGCATCTGCCGGGCAAGACCGGCATTCTGAACCTGTTGAAACGGCAGGGCTACAGCCTGAGCCGGGCCGATTTCTGA
- a CDS encoding TraB/GumN family protein produces MLRFLPALLLVLTPFTAQAACEGRDLRDDLSPEMRTEMEQAAAAIPFPEGNHWTATRDDTVLHLIGTLHVNDARMEATAARLEPVIAGADAVWFELNTPDLAAFEREVMGNPKVALITEGPTLIELMSEEGWNRVARALAERNVPAWIGAKMQPWVLGSILSLPPCLLRDPKAKQGMDRRLAALADSHGLPQHSLETGAELLALFTATPIEQQAREMDMFSAMLGADADQLATLSAIYFEEQNGAFMEFSRHDAMTRSGLTPEAFDPLWDSFMLELVEGRNRNWMRHILEIRDQTAVIAVGAAHLPGDQGLLNLLSEAGYSLSRAEF; encoded by the coding sequence ATGCTGCGATTTCTACCTGCCCTGTTGTTGGTTCTGACGCCCTTCACCGCCCAAGCCGCCTGTGAAGGGCGCGACCTGCGGGACGACCTGTCGCCCGAGATGCGCACCGAGATGGAGCAGGCCGCCGCCGCGATCCCCTTTCCCGAGGGCAATCACTGGACCGCGACGCGAGACGACACGGTGCTGCACCTGATCGGTACGCTACATGTGAACGATGCCCGCATGGAGGCCACCGCCGCGCGGCTGGAACCGGTGATCGCGGGCGCCGATGCGGTCTGGTTCGAGCTGAACACACCCGATCTCGCCGCGTTCGAGCGCGAGGTGATGGGCAACCCCAAGGTGGCGCTGATCACCGAAGGCCCCACCCTGATCGAGTTGATGAGCGAGGAGGGATGGAACCGGGTCGCCCGCGCCCTGGCCGAGCGGAACGTGCCGGCCTGGATAGGCGCCAAGATGCAGCCCTGGGTGCTGGGCTCGATCCTGTCGCTGCCGCCCTGCCTGCTGCGCGATCCCAAGGCGAAACAGGGCATGGACCGGCGGCTGGCGGCCCTGGCCGACAGCCATGGCCTGCCGCAGCACTCGCTGGAAACCGGGGCCGAACTGCTGGCGCTGTTCACCGCCACCCCGATCGAACAGCAGGCCCGCGAGATGGACATGTTCTCGGCCATGCTGGGCGCCGATGCCGACCAGCTGGCAACCCTGAGCGCGATCTATTTCGAAGAGCAAAACGGCGCGTTCATGGAATTCTCGCGACATGACGCGATGACGCGCAGCGGCCTGACGCCCGAAGCATTCGACCCGCTTTGGGATAGCTTCATGCTGGAGCTGGTCGAAGGGCGCAACCGCAACTGGATGCGCCATATCCTGGAGATTCGCGACCAGACCGCGGTGATCGCGGTGGGCGCCGCGCATCTGCCGGGGGACCAGGGGCTGCTGAACCTGTTGAGCGAAGCGGGATACAGTCTGAGCCGCGCCGAATTCTGA